CAGCGGGCCTACAAGGAATTGGTCAGCACCTATCAAAGCGCAATGCGGGCAGTGGCCTATGCCATCGTCGGCCAGCGCCATGCCGACGAAGTGGTGCAGGACGCCTGGCTGTCGGTGGTGCGTAACCTGGGCCGATTTGAAGGGCGTTCCAGCCTCAAGACCTGGCTGCTGACCATCACTGCCAACGCTGCCAAAGGCCGCTACAAGCAGAATCGCCGGGAAGTGCTGCTGGATGATTTGCCCTCGCCCCATGGCACTGTCGGTGATGATCGTTTCGTACCCGATGACGGTCACTGGGCGGTCGCCCCGTACGCCTGGCACCAGGACACCCCGGAAGCCCTGCTGACCGAGGATGAACTGCGCAAATGCCTGGAGCATACGTTGCTGAGTTTGTCTGAGCTGCAAAGCAGCGTGTTGCTGCTGCGCGAACGCCAGGGCCTGGAGCTGGAGGAGATCTGTAATCTTCTGACGCTCTCACTCTCCAATGTTCG
The genomic region above belongs to Pseudomonas poae and contains:
- a CDS encoding sigma-70 family RNA polymerase sigma factor; this encodes MAAADDAHLLERLLKGEQRAYKELVSTYQSAMRAVAYAIVGQRHADEVVQDAWLSVVRNLGRFEGRSSLKTWLLTITANAAKGRYKQNRREVLLDDLPSPHGTVGDDRFVPDDGHWAVAPYAWHQDTPEALLTEDELRKCLEHTLLSLSELQSSVLLLRERQGLELEEICNLLTLSLSNVRVLLHRARLKVFATVEHFEETGEC